In the Pseudorasbora parva isolate DD20220531a chromosome 23, ASM2467924v1, whole genome shotgun sequence genome, one interval contains:
- the katnal1 gene encoding katanin p60 ATPase-containing subunit A-like 1, whose translation MNLTEICDNAKKGREYALLGNYDSSMVYYQGVIQQIHKHCLSLRDPAQKFKWQQVRQELAEEYEQVKSIVNTLESFKVDKPVDFPNPLPEESPRDPDVWPPPTPAEHRGPAQVKKPVTVSKPQRKESPGMQHRGPVGRGQPNVKSDRPNTRDGRGNKAKDEKSKKNSQEGAADVEQRKFDGTGYDSDLVDALERDIVSRNLNIHWDDIADLEDAKKLLREAVVLPMWMPDFFKGIRRPWKGVLMVGPPGTGKTMLAKAVATECGTTFFNVSSSTLTSKYRGESEKLVRLLFEMARFYAPTTIFIDEIDSICGRRGTSDEHEASRRVKSELLVQMDGVGGGAQESDDPSKMVMVLAATNFPWDIDEALRRRLEKRIYIPLPTATGRAELLKINLREVEVESDVDLTLIAEKIEGYSGADITNVCRDASMMAMRRRIQGLSPEEIRALSKDELQMPVTMKDFELALKKISKSVSAADLEKYESWMSEFGSV comes from the exons ATGAATCTGACTGAGATTTGCGACAATGCTAAGAAAGGAAGAGAATATGCACTACTGGGGAACTACGACTCGTCCATGGTGTACTACCAAGGTGTTATACAACAGATCCATAAGCACTGTCTGTCACTAAGAGATCCTGCCCAGAAATTCAAATGGCAACAG GTTCGGCAGGAACTGGCAGAGGAATATGAGCAGGTGAAAAGCATCGTAAACACCCTGGAGAGTTTCAAGGTGGACAAACCAGTTGATTTCCCCAACCCTCTGCCTGAAGAGAGCCCAAGGGACCCCGATGTTTGGCCTCCCCCAACCCCAGCGGAGCACAG GGGACCTGCCCAGGTGAAGAAACCAGTCACTGTATCAAAGCCTCAGAGGAAAGAGTCACCTGGGATGCAGCATCGCGGACCTGTGGGGAGGGGTCAGCCAAATGTCAAATCAGATAGACCGAACACCCGTGATGGCCGTGGAAATAAAGCTAAGGATGAAAAA AGTAAGAAGAATTCCCAGGAGGGTGCTGCTGATGTGGAACAGAGAAAGTTTGATGGCACAGGCTATGACAGCGATCTGGTGGATGCACTGGAGAGAGATATTGTGTCCCGGAATCTCAATATCCACTG GGATGACATAGCAGATCTGGAAGATGCCAAAAAGCTGCTGAGAGAGGCAGTGGTCCTGCCTATGTGGATGCCAGACTTCTTCAAGGGGATCCGCCGTCCATGGAAG GGTGTGCTGATGGTGGGCCCTCCAGGTACAGGGAAGACCATGCTGGCTAAAGCGGTCGCGACCGAATGTGGCACAACATTTTTCAATGTATCGTCCTCCACACTGACCTCAAAGTACAGGGGAGAGTCTGAGAAACTGGTGCGGCTCCTCTTTGAAATG GCTCGTTTTTATGCACCTACAACAATTTTTATTGACGAGATCGACTCTATTTGCGGGAGGCGGGGCACATCAGATGAACATGAGGCCAGTCGCAGAGTGAAGTCAGAATTACTTGTGCAGATGGATG GTGTAGGAGGAGGTGCCCAAGAGAGTGATGATCCATCTAAAATGGTAATGGTTCTGGCTGCCACTAACTTCCCCTGGGACATTGATGAGGCTCTGAGAAGACGCCTGGAGAAGAGGATCTACATTCCACTGCCCACTG CTACAGGACGGGCAGAGCTGTTAAAGATCAACCTAAGGGAAGTTGAAGTGGAATCTGATGTGGATCTCACCCTCATCGCTGAGAAAATTGAGGGTTATTCAGGAGCTGACATCACCAACGTCTGCAG AGATGCATCAATGATGGCGATGCGAAGGAGGATCCAGGGTCTGAGTCCGGAGGAGATCCGTGCTCTTTCTAAAGATGAGCTGCAGATGCCAGTCACCATGAAGGACTTTGAGCTTGCACTCAAAAAGATCTCAAAATCCGTCTCAGCCGCAGACCTGGAGAAGTATGAGTCCTGGATGTCCGAGTTTGGGTCTGTTTAA